A DNA window from Sulfitobacter sp. BSw21498 contains the following coding sequences:
- a CDS encoding type III pantothenate kinase has translation MLLAIDCGNTNTVFSIWDGTRFIATWRTSTEWQRTSDQYYVWLSTLMKFQGVKADITDVIISSTVPRVVFNLRVLADRYFNTRPIVVGKPDCRLPVDVRVDVGTAVGPDRLVNTVAGHDLFGGDLIVVDFGTATTFDVVDSDGAYIGGVIAPGVNLSLEALHNAAAALPHVDISKPQAVIGTNTVSCIQSGIFWGYVGLVREICAQIKAERGREMRVIATGGLAPLFQQTVDLFDAYQDDLTMHGLTVIYNYNKDTA, from the coding sequence ATGCTATTGGCGATTGACTGCGGAAATACCAATACAGTCTTTTCAATCTGGGACGGAACGCGGTTTATTGCGACCTGGCGCACATCAACCGAATGGCAACGCACCTCTGACCAATATTACGTCTGGCTCAGCACCTTGATGAAGTTTCAGGGCGTAAAGGCCGATATCACCGATGTGATCATCAGCTCGACAGTGCCGCGGGTGGTGTTCAATCTGCGTGTGCTGGCGGATCGATATTTTAACACACGCCCGATTGTGGTGGGTAAACCCGATTGCCGATTGCCCGTTGATGTTCGGGTAGACGTGGGCACAGCCGTGGGGCCGGACCGTCTGGTTAACACAGTTGCCGGGCATGATCTGTTCGGTGGGGACTTGATTGTTGTCGATTTCGGCACCGCGACGACCTTTGACGTGGTAGACAGCGACGGGGCCTATATCGGCGGTGTGATCGCCCCCGGCGTGAACCTGAGCCTCGAGGCATTGCATAACGCCGCAGCCGCCTTACCTCATGTAGACATCTCTAAACCACAGGCGGTAATCGGTACAAATACCGTCTCTTGCATACAATCGGGCATTTTTTGGGGTTATGTCGGCCTCGTCCGTGAGATATGTGCCCAAATAAAGGCTGAACGCGGCCGCGAGATGCGCGTGATTGCGACAGGCGGGCTGGCCCCGCTGTTTCAACAGACAGTCGATCTGTTTGATGCATACCAAGATGATTTGACGATGCACGGCTTGACCGTGATTTATAACTATAACAAGGATACCGCTTAG
- a CDS encoding ribonuclease J has protein sequence MSSERLIYLPLGGAGEIGMNAYVYGYGKPGKERLIVVDLGVAFPDMDTSPGVDLIIPDIAWLEQRRDQIEAIFITHAHEDHVGAVAHTYDRLRAPIYTRKFTANIAKRKMDEYGHPEDAVTTVAPWPQQTTVGPFTVGFLPMSHSIPESSSLVIDVAGDRLIHSGDFKIDMTPGVGEAYDPELWADVSKDGVKALICDSTNVFSQNAGRSEATVGPEIEKLLGTAQGMVVATTFASNVARVKTLADAGERAGRSVVLLGRAMKRMVEASLETGVMKDFPPVVSPEEARGIPRENLMLLVTGSQGERRAASAQLARGKYMGLEMKEGDMFLFSSKTIPGNERGVIKVINAFSEMGVDIVDDSSGLYHVSGHANRPDLETLHDVVKPQILIPMHGEHRHLREHTKIANAKGMKGVLAVNGMMIDLSGNEPKVVEYVDSGRTYLDGSTQIGAMDGVVRDRIRMALNGHVTVTVIMDENDEALGDPWVDAMGLPEQGRSKTSLVEVLEADLAQFLGRANAKTLRDDDKLHDGLKRTVRQSANDEIGKKPEVTIVVSRLS, from the coding sequence ATGAGCAGCGAAAGATTGATCTATCTGCCCCTCGGTGGGGCAGGTGAAATTGGCATGAATGCCTATGTGTATGGATACGGGAAACCCGGCAAGGAGCGGCTGATTGTTGTCGACCTCGGCGTTGCTTTCCCTGACATGGACACAAGCCCCGGCGTGGATCTGATCATCCCCGATATCGCCTGGCTTGAACAACGCCGCGACCAGATCGAGGCGATATTTATCACCCACGCCCACGAAGACCACGTCGGTGCCGTGGCCCATACCTATGACCGTCTGCGCGCCCCTATCTATACGCGCAAGTTCACCGCGAACATTGCCAAGCGCAAGATGGACGAGTACGGCCATCCCGAAGACGCGGTGACCACCGTGGCACCGTGGCCGCAGCAGACCACGGTCGGGCCGTTCACGGTCGGCTTCCTGCCCATGTCCCACTCTATCCCTGAATCGTCGTCCTTGGTGATCGACGTGGCGGGCGATCGCCTGATCCACTCGGGTGACTTCAAGATCGACATGACACCGGGCGTCGGTGAGGCCTATGACCCCGAACTTTGGGCTGATGTGTCCAAGGACGGCGTCAAAGCGTTGATCTGTGACAGTACCAATGTGTTCTCGCAGAACGCCGGCCGGTCTGAGGCCACCGTCGGGCCCGAGATCGAAAAGCTTCTGGGTACCGCACAGGGTATGGTCGTCGCGACGACCTTTGCCTCGAACGTCGCGCGTGTGAAGACCTTGGCCGATGCTGGCGAACGGGCAGGGCGTTCCGTCGTTCTGCTGGGTCGTGCGATGAAACGCATGGTCGAAGCCTCGCTTGAAACGGGCGTGATGAAGGACTTCCCACCGGTCGTGAGCCCGGAAGAGGCCCGCGGCATCCCGCGTGAAAACCTGATGCTGTTGGTGACCGGTTCGCAAGGCGAACGCCGTGCGGCGTCGGCGCAGCTGGCGCGTGGCAAATACATGGGGCTGGAGATGAAAGAAGGGGACATGTTCCTGTTTTCCTCCAAAACCATCCCGGGCAATGAACGTGGCGTGATCAAGGTCATCAATGCGTTTTCTGAAATGGGCGTTGATATCGTCGATGACAGTTCGGGTCTGTACCACGTGTCGGGCCACGCCAACCGTCCTGATCTGGAAACGCTGCATGATGTGGTAAAACCTCAGATCCTGATCCCGATGCACGGCGAACACCGCCACCTGCGCGAACATACCAAAATCGCCAACGCCAAGGGAATGAAGGGTGTTCTGGCCGTGAACGGCATGATGATCGACCTATCGGGCAACGAGCCGAAGGTTGTTGAATATGTCGACAGCGGGCGCACCTATCTGGACGGGTCGACGCAAATTGGCGCGATGGACGGCGTTGTACGCGACCGTATTCGCATGGCGCTGAACGGCCATGTCACCGTGACGGTGATCATGGACGAAAACGACGAAGCTTTGGGCGACCCTTGGGTCGACGCTATGGGCTTGCCAGAGCAGGGCCGGTCCAAGACGTCGCTCGTCGAAGTGCTTGAGGCCGATCTGGCGCAGTTCCTTGGCCGCGCCAATGCCAAGACACTGCGCGACGACGACAAGCTGCACGACGGACTGAAGCGCACTGTGCGTCAGTCGGCTAATGATGAAATCGGTAAAAAGCCCGAAGTCACCATCGTTGTCAGCCGTCTAAGCTAA
- a CDS encoding DEAD/DEAH box helicase, which translates to MTKFSDLNLNPKVLKAIDEAGYETPTPIQAGAIPPALAGRDVLGIAQTGTGKTASFTLPMITLLARGRARARMPRSLVLCPTRELAAQVAENFDTYTKHLKLTKALLIGGVSFGEQDKLIDKGVDVLIATPGRLIDHFERGKLILSDVKIMVVDEADRMLDMGFIPDIERIFQMTPFTRQTLFFSATMAPEIERITNTFLSAPARIEVARQATTSENIKQGVLMFKPSRKDREATEKRKVLRALIDAEGDKCTNAIIFCNRKMDVDTVAKSLKKYGYDAAPIHGDLDQSQRTKTLDGFRNGDLRFLVASDVAARGLDVPSVSHVYNFDVPSHAEDYVHRIGRTGRAGRDGKAIMICVPRDEKNLEDVERLVQREIPRLENPLGGQEVKADVQTDAKTTDAPAASTDAGTSADKPKRTRSRSRKKPEAAKTDADQTVTPQTVTPQADTPQADTAQTDTAQASSPKADAPKAGAKPAAKPQANKSEKPAQGSTEKAAPQKVDATQDDKSTNRRSPRGGRGENTRNDNNRQQNNRNDNRVVGLGDHTPEFIGLSFAERCE; encoded by the coding sequence ATGACAAAATTTTCTGATCTAAACCTTAATCCTAAAGTCCTAAAAGCCATTGATGAGGCCGGGTATGAAACCCCCACGCCGATCCAGGCCGGTGCGATTCCACCTGCCCTTGCTGGCAGAGACGTGTTGGGAATCGCCCAGACAGGTACCGGCAAAACTGCCAGCTTTACCCTGCCCATGATCACCCTGCTTGCCCGTGGACGCGCTCGCGCGCGGATGCCACGCAGTCTGGTGTTGTGTCCCACGCGGGAACTGGCAGCACAGGTCGCCGAAAACTTCGACACCTATACCAAGCACCTGAAATTGACCAAGGCGCTGTTGATCGGCGGCGTTTCGTTCGGCGAGCAGGACAAGCTGATCGACAAAGGGGTCGACGTTCTGATTGCGACGCCAGGCCGTCTGATTGACCATTTTGAACGCGGCAAACTGATCTTGTCCGACGTCAAGATCATGGTTGTCGACGAAGCGGACCGGATGCTTGACATGGGGTTCATCCCCGATATCGAACGTATCTTCCAGATGACGCCCTTTACCCGTCAGACGCTGTTCTTCTCGGCCACCATGGCCCCAGAGATCGAACGTATCACAAACACCTTCCTGTCCGCTCCCGCGCGTATCGAAGTCGCGCGTCAGGCGACCACGAGCGAGAATATCAAGCAAGGCGTGTTGATGTTCAAACCCTCGCGCAAGGACCGCGAAGCGACGGAAAAGCGCAAGGTTCTGCGCGCGTTGATCGACGCCGAGGGCGACAAATGCACCAACGCCATCATCTTCTGCAACCGCAAGATGGATGTGGATACCGTGGCCAAGTCGTTGAAAAAATACGGCTATGACGCCGCACCAATCCACGGCGATCTGGACCAAAGCCAGCGGACCAAAACCCTCGACGGGTTCCGCAATGGCGATCTGCGCTTCCTTGTTGCTTCTGATGTTGCGGCACGGGGCCTTGATGTGCCGTCGGTCAGCCATGTCTATAACTTTGATGTGCCGTCCCATGCCGAAGACTATGTGCACCGCATTGGCCGGACCGGCCGCGCGGGCCGCGACGGCAAGGCGATCATGATCTGCGTACCACGTGATGAAAAGAACCTCGAAGACGTGGAACGTCTGGTACAGCGCGAGATTCCGCGACTGGAAAACCCGTTGGGTGGCCAAGAAGTCAAAGCTGACGTCCAGACAGATGCCAAGACAACAGATGCGCCTGCTGCTTCAACCGACGCTGGGACCTCCGCGGATAAACCCAAGCGGACCCGTTCGCGCAGCCGCAAGAAGCCTGAAGCGGCTAAGACTGACGCCGATCAGACAGTGACCCCACAGACAGTGACCCCACAGGCAGATACGCCACAGGCAGATACGGCGCAGACGGATACAGCGCAGGCCAGCAGCCCAAAGGCTGACGCTCCGAAAGCTGGAGCCAAGCCAGCGGCCAAGCCGCAAGCGAACAAATCCGAGAAACCTGCGCAGGGCAGCACCGAAAAGGCCGCTCCGCAAAAGGTGGACGCCACGCAGGACGACAAGTCGACCAACCGTCGGAGCCCCCGTGGCGGGCGTGGGGAAAACACCCGCAATGACAACAACCGCCAGCAGAACAACCGCAATGACAACCGTGTCGTCGGTCTAGGCGATCACACGCCCGAGTTCATCGGCCTGAGCTTTGCCGAGCGCTGCGAATAA